A region of the Acidobacteriota bacterium genome:
CGCCGGAGACGGAAAGTACCTGGCCACGAGCCCCGAGCTGCACCTCAAGCGCTTGATCGCGGCAGGCGCCGGGCGCATCTTCGAGATCGCCCACGCCTTCCGCGACGACGAGGGCGGCCCGTGGCATCGCAGCGAGTTCCTGATGCTCGAGTGGTACCGGAGCGGCGCCGGTCTCGACACCTTGATGGACGACGTCGAAGATCTGGTGCGCACCGTCGCCGCGGCGGTCGGGCGGCTCGATCGGCCCGCCCGGGGCTGCGACCTGCGCCGGCGCGCGGAGCGGCTGACGGTGCGCGAGGCCTTCGGACGCTGGGCTTCGCTCGACCTGGCCGATCTTCGCCGCCGGGACGACCTGGCGGCGGCGGCCCGACAGCGCGCCGTCGCGGTCGACCCGGCGGACGGCTGGGACGAGATCTTCTTCAAGGTGCTGATCCAGCTCGTCGAGCCCCACCTGGGTCGCGAGCGGATGACCATCCTCAGCGCATATCCCGCCAGCCAGGCGGCGCTGGCCCGTGTCCGCGACGATCCCCGCTGGCCGGTGGCCGAACGTTTCGAGCTCTACGCCGGCGGTCTCGAACTGGCCAATGCCTTCGACGAACTGACCGACGCCGACGAACAGCGTCGGCGCCATCTGGCCGACCAACAGGCGCGCCGCCGCCTCGGACGCGACGTGCCCCCTCTCGACGAGCCGTTCCTGGCGGCCCTCGCCTCGGGGATGCCGCCTACGGCGGGAATCGCCCTGGGACTCGAGCGCCTGATGGCCCTGGTCCTCGGGGCCGAGAGCATCCACCAGGTGATGCCGTTTCCCGAGGAATGATTTCAATTCCGCAACGAGACCACGGTTTCCGTCGGAAACCACCGGCCGCAGGCCGGATGGCTTCAGGCTCCTGCGAAAGGCCCTGGACCCCGGCGGGAGAGTGGCGCGATGTGGTTCGGAGTTTGCAGTCCAGGAGCGCACCTGATCCGAGGATGCCTATGGGACCGCGCCTCCTACCCCTCCTTCGCTTCGCCTGTCTGCTGCTGGTAGCCACAACGTCCTCGGTATGGGCCGGTGTACCCGGCCAGCAACGCCAACCGCCGGCGCCGGCCCGATGGGTGCGGCAGACTTCCGACGCTGCAAGAGTGTCGGCGCCGGCCCATTCCTTCCAGGCCTCGACTCGCTTCGACGTCCGCGCCAGCCGGCTGGGTTTCTCGGCGCGCCGCTCGATCGACGTCACGGCCCGGATGGAGGGGCTCAGCGGGCGTGTCGACGTCCGCCTCGATCGGCCCATCCGCTCCATCCTGGGCATTCGCCAAGTCGAGTTGGAGGTGCAGGTGCTCGACGAGCGGGGCGTGGTGGTCTCCCGCCTGCGGGGTGTCGTGGAGCCGGGAAAGAAATCGTTTTCCATACCCCTGGTGCTCGATACGCCCGGGCGCTACACACTTCTTCTCGATGACAGCGGCCTGCGGGCGGGCAAGGCCCGGCTCAGGGTGCAACCCGCGGGCAGGGCCAGTCTCGATATCATCGCCACCCGCATGAGTGAATGATCTGCCGCGGGACTGTTCCCGCAGACGCACTGTCAGGGTCCGGGACAGTGGCTGCCAAGCCCCCGGCCGACGCTCCAGCGGCCGGCCCGCATCGCAACATCGAAACGGCTCGCGCCCACCGCCGGTGCGAAACTGAGACATGTTTCTAAGGGTCCTGGCGGGCCTTCTTCCGCCGCGCCCGGCGCAGCACGGCGTCCACGTCCAGGTGATCGTCGCCACAGGCCGCCAGGTAGTCGTCGTAGGTTCCGGGAAAGTCCGTCATGCCCTCGGAGGTGATTTCGATCACACGGGTGGCCAGCCGGGAGACGAACCAGCGGTCGTGAGAGACGAAGATCACCGTGCCGTCGTACGCCTCCAGGCCCCGGGCGAGGGATTCGATCCCCTCCAGGTCCAGGTGGTTGGTCGGCTCGTCGAGCACCAGGACATTCGGCTTTTCCACGCCCAGGCGCGCCAGGATCAACCGCGCGCCCTCGCCCCCGCTCAGGCTGCCGATGCGCTTGTCGACTTCTTCCCGGGAAAAGAGCACCCGGGCCAGGTTCGCCCGCACGAAGCCGATAGGCTGCCCGGGACAGTGACGCCAGAGCCAGTTTTCGATGGACTCCCCCGGAGAGCCGGCGAGCGTGTTTTCTTGAGGGAAGTAGCCCCGGTGGGTCTCGTAGCCCCACTCCACCTCGCCCGCGTCCGCGCTCACCTCGCCCATGATGATCTTGAGCAAGGTGGACTTGCCGATGCCGTTGGGTCCGATGATCGCCAGGGCATCGCCCCGCCGCACCGTCAGGCTGACGTTCTCGAGCACCCGGTTTTCACCATAACTCTTGGAGACGCCCCGCACCTCGAGGACCGTCTTGCCGCTCGGGCGACAGGCCCTGAAGACGAAGTTGGGATAGCGCCGGGACGAGCGCGGCAAGTCCTCGATGACGATCTTCTCGATCAACTTGGCCGTGCTCTTGGCCTGCCGGGCCTTGGTGGGCTTGGCCCGGAAACGCTCGACCGTGGCTTTGTGGTCGGCGATTTCTTTCTCGCGCAGCCGGATCTCGGCCTCCTTGCGCTCACGCTCCGCCCGCTTGGCCAGGGTAAAGTCGGTGTAGTTCCCCCGATAGAGGGTCGCCCGCTCGTAATCCACGTCGATGATGTGGGTGCAGACGTTGTTCAAAAAGCGGTGATCGTGAGAGACCACCACCGCCAGGCCACGGAAATCCAGCAAGAACTTTTCGAGCCATCGGATGGAGAGGATATCCAGGTGGTTGGTCGGCTCGTCGAGCAGCAGGATGTCGGGATCCGAGGCCAGGGTGCGGGCCATCAGCA
Encoded here:
- a CDS encoding ABC-F family ATP-binding cassette domain-containing protein → MITLAGVAKTYGAQTLFQEVSLQLHRGNRYGLVGANGSGKSTLLRLLTGEEEASAGTIAMPRKARVGFLTQDHFRFENTPILDVVMMGNEALWQAVQEKEALLETAGDDFDIDRYGELEEVILHYDGYNMESRAAQILEGLNIPAAVQRRPLSTLSGGFKLRVLMARTLASDPDILLLDEPTNHLDILSIRWLEKFLLDFRGLAVVVSHDHRFLNNVCTHIIDVDYERATLYRGNYTDFTLAKRAERERKEAEIRLREKEIADHKATVERFRAKPTKARQAKSTAKLIEKIVIEDLPRSSRRYPNFVFRACRPSGKTVLEVRGVSKSYGENRVLENVSLTVRRGDALAIIGPNGIGKSTLLKIIMGEVSADAGEVEWGYETHRGYFPQENTLAGSPGESIENWLWRHCPGQPIGFVRANLARVLFSREEVDKRIGSLSGGEGARLILARLGVEKPNVLVLDEPTNHLDLEGIESLARGLEAYDGTVIFVSHDRWFVSRLATRVIEITSEGMTDFPGTYDDYLAACGDDHLDVDAVLRRARRKKARQDP
- the epmA gene encoding EF-P lysine aminoacylase EpmA, producing the protein MSRPSLPVLLEQRARILRAVRDFFHQRDFLEVETPCRVVCPGLEPHLEAFPAGDGKYLATSPELHLKRLIAAGAGRIFEIAHAFRDDEGGPWHRSEFLMLEWYRSGAGLDTLMDDVEDLVRTVAAAVGRLDRPARGCDLRRRAERLTVREAFGRWASLDLADLRRRDDLAAAARQRAVAVDPADGWDEIFFKVLIQLVEPHLGRERMTILSAYPASQAALARVRDDPRWPVAERFELYAGGLELANAFDELTDADEQRRRHLADQQARRRLGRDVPPLDEPFLAALASGMPPTAGIALGLERLMALVLGAESIHQVMPFPEE